In Prosthecochloris sp. GSB1, the following proteins share a genomic window:
- a CDS encoding phosphoketolase family protein, whose product MTTKPLRTDELNRINAYWNAANYLSVGQIYLMDNPLLKEPLKPEHVKPRLLGHWGTTPGLNFIYAHLNRAIRSRDLDMIYIAGPGHGGPALVANVWLEGTYSEYYPDVSFDEKGMKRLFRQFSFPGGIPSHVAPETPGSIHEGGELGYALSHAYGAVFDNPELVAACVVGDGEAETGPLATAWHGNKFLNPRRDGAVLPILHLNGYKIANPTVLARISHEELASLMAGYGYNARFVEGSDPETMHQAMAAALDECLEEIAAIQKQARENGRLERPRWPMIVLRSPKGWTGPKEVDGRKTEGFWRSHQVPFSAVRENPEHLKLLEAWMKSYRPQELFTEEGALREDLRALSPEGTRRMGDNPNANGGLLLQALHLPDFRAYAIDVPEPGSVIAEAPKPMARFLRDVMKLNEEEANFRVFGPDETASNRLGDLFEETERAWMAGVIPEDEHLSPEGRVMEILSEHTCQGWLEGYLLTGRHGFFSCYEAFIHIVDSMFNQHAKWLKVTNDEISWRRPIASLNYFLTSHVWRQDHNGFSHQDPGFIDHVVNKKADVIRVYLPPDANTLLSVTDHCLRSRNYINVIVAGKQPAHQWLDMDAAVKHCTSGIGIWEWASNDLDDGDPDVVMACAGDVPTLETLAAVDILRNQLPDLKVRVVNIVDLMTLQPREEHPHGLPDSHFDDIFTTDKPIIFAYHGYPWLIHRLTYRRTNHKNLHVRGYKEEGTTTTPFDMVVMNDLDRFHLVADVVDRVPRLRQRAAYVRQYVRDRLIDHKQYIRTHGEDMPEVSDWKWVW is encoded by the coding sequence ATGACGACAAAACCTCTACGAACCGATGAACTCAACAGGATCAACGCTTACTGGAATGCGGCGAACTATCTGTCTGTCGGGCAGATCTACCTGATGGACAACCCTCTTTTGAAGGAGCCCCTGAAGCCCGAGCACGTCAAGCCCAGGCTTCTCGGCCACTGGGGAACGACGCCGGGACTCAATTTCATCTACGCGCATCTCAACAGGGCCATCAGGTCGAGGGATCTCGACATGATCTATATCGCAGGTCCCGGACACGGCGGCCCGGCGCTTGTCGCCAATGTCTGGCTGGAGGGAACCTACAGCGAATATTATCCCGATGTTTCTTTTGACGAAAAAGGCATGAAACGGTTGTTTCGCCAGTTTTCCTTTCCCGGAGGCATTCCGAGCCACGTGGCCCCGGAAACGCCGGGTTCTATCCACGAGGGGGGAGAGCTGGGCTACGCGCTCTCGCACGCCTATGGCGCCGTCTTCGACAATCCGGAACTGGTCGCGGCCTGCGTCGTGGGCGACGGGGAAGCCGAAACAGGCCCTCTGGCCACGGCATGGCACGGCAACAAGTTTCTCAATCCACGCCGCGACGGCGCGGTTCTTCCTATACTGCATCTCAACGGGTACAAGATCGCCAACCCGACCGTTCTCGCCCGTATTTCCCACGAGGAACTGGCGAGCCTGATGGCAGGCTACGGTTACAACGCCCGGTTCGTCGAGGGGAGTGATCCGGAAACGATGCATCAGGCGATGGCCGCCGCGCTCGACGAATGTCTTGAAGAAATCGCGGCCATCCAGAAGCAGGCGCGGGAGAATGGACGGCTCGAACGGCCCCGCTGGCCGATGATCGTTCTGCGTTCGCCCAAGGGATGGACCGGCCCGAAAGAGGTCGACGGCAGAAAAACGGAAGGATTCTGGCGTTCGCACCAGGTGCCTTTCAGCGCGGTGAGGGAGAATCCCGAACACCTGAAACTCCTGGAGGCGTGGATGAAAAGCTACAGGCCTCAAGAACTGTTTACCGAAGAGGGCGCATTGCGGGAGGATCTGCGCGCTCTGTCACCCGAGGGAACGCGGCGGATGGGCGACAACCCCAATGCCAACGGCGGATTGCTTCTGCAGGCTCTGCACTTGCCGGACTTCAGGGCCTATGCCATCGACGTTCCCGAACCGGGCTCGGTGATCGCCGAGGCCCCGAAACCCATGGCGAGGTTTCTCCGTGACGTGATGAAACTGAACGAAGAAGAAGCGAACTTCAGGGTGTTCGGGCCGGACGAGACCGCTTCGAACCGTCTGGGCGATCTTTTCGAGGAAACAGAGCGGGCATGGATGGCCGGCGTGATCCCCGAGGACGAACATTTGTCACCCGAGGGCAGGGTGATGGAAATCCTGTCCGAGCATACCTGTCAGGGATGGCTCGAAGGATACCTGCTGACCGGACGGCACGGATTCTTTTCCTGTTACGAAGCCTTCATCCATATCGTCGATTCGATGTTCAACCAGCACGCGAAGTGGTTGAAGGTCACCAACGACGAGATTTCCTGGCGCAGACCGATCGCCTCGTTGAACTACTTCCTGACATCCCATGTCTGGAGACAGGACCACAACGGATTTTCACATCAGGACCCCGGTTTCATCGACCACGTGGTAAACAAGAAAGCCGACGTCATCCGGGTTTACCTTCCGCCGGACGCCAATACCCTTCTTTCGGTCACCGATCACTGCCTGCGTTCGCGCAACTATATCAACGTCATCGTCGCGGGCAAGCAGCCTGCGCACCAGTGGCTCGACATGGACGCGGCCGTCAAGCACTGCACCAGCGGTATCGGGATCTGGGAATGGGCCTCGAACGACCTGGATGACGGCGATCCCGACGTGGTCATGGCCTGCGCGGGCGACGTGCCGACACTCGAGACGCTCGCGGCGGTCGATATTCTGCGCAATCAGCTTCCCGACCTCAAGGTCAGGGTGGTCAACATCGTTGACCTGATGACCCTGCAGCCGAGGGAGGAACATCCTCACGGTCTGCCGGACAGCCATTTCGACGACATCTTCACAACTGACAAGCCGATCATTTTCGCCTATCACGGCTATCCGTGGTTGATCCATCGCCTGACCTATCGCCGCACCAACCACAAGAACCTGCACGTTCGCGGATACAAGGAGGAGGGCACGACCACGACACCTTTCGACATGGTTGTGATGAACGATCTCGATCGCTTTCATCTCGTGGCCGACGTGGTGGACCGAGTTCCGCGCCTCCGTCAGCGGGCGGCCTATGTGAG